One window of Mycoplasma parvum str. Indiana genomic DNA carries:
- a CDS encoding YneF family protein yields MFFQQSCGQAENIAWACAACVTLIIGFYFGYKLAVKRYKRDPKENWIKASQIRELYRQLGRTPTEKQIKQLLTAVNKTSD; encoded by the coding sequence TTGTTTTTTCAGCAAAGTTGCGGCCAAGCAGAGAACATAGCATGAGCTTGCGCAGCTTGCGTAACTTTAATAATAGGTTTTTATTTTGGATATAAATTAGCTGTTAAACGTTACAAAAGAGATCCTAAAGAGAATTGAATTAAAGCTTCACAAATTAGAGAATTATATAGACAATTAGGAAGAACTCCTACCGAAAAACAAATTAAACAACTTTTAACTGCTGTTAATAAAACATCGGATTAG
- a CDS encoding class I tRNA ligase family protein — MSCHSLLLPPPNLTGTLHLGHLWNIILQDFCYKWCKIRMNFTYWAIGVDHAGLSFQSKFDSLFRDKFSALSSAEYLEEMHKYASQLKEKIFSQFSLISSSMNISQARYTLEEESKAFVIDRFITLFSQGLIYKKKKLVNWDIKLQEVIADCEVIHKEVNSKLYYLKYYFADNPNSYLLVATSRPETIFGDVAIFVNPEDKRYSSFISKKVYIPGIKREIPILSDSSISQEFGTGVMKCTPAHDSIDWELKEKNSLDYIEVFNAKGELLEIAGQFSGLDRLEAREKIIEWLQSNGEIEKIEEYETKLSYSEKSNTIIEKLLTEQWFLSSSILAKEAAKIIRSNRFKFQLFPLSQKERLLDYLDRTEDWCLSRQISWGIKLNMVYDLEFKKFRVNPKIGDPNKFIVEEIALDTWFSSALWPNIVFQGKPKEKDKFFPFTTLITGKDILFPWVSRMIYLSLHFNQKPPFKNVFLHGILRNDKGEKMSKSLGNGILPEELYKKFSSDVIRFAFLSNTHYDRDLKYSENIFQKSIQFIHKLEHLFKFFENKLSSWEDKSIFEKELIKFDFQSLSWAKRWIFKEFSFLSEELEALFSSYDFFSLSKIIISFFTEKISNQFLELLKLEWQIEENSIRFLAYITKLSLRILYPFLPEFSENIHKKIFSEDLKPVFSTMFYPRKWWTKKINEKVWFFEYITKARQLYHSLGIDFSKEIQFKLISPSISDSFKTQVEELLPYFKRLNQFLISFSTKRTEKHLPTIKVGKLYFELQINNLSINNYKSFIEKELSKYFSEVERSKKILSRTSFCDNAPKELLLEEKRKYRDYLEEYEFYSEINSQL, encoded by the coding sequence GTGAGTTGTCACTCACTTCTTCTCCCTCCCCCTAACCTTACAGGTACATTACATTTAGGTCATTTATGAAATATTATTTTGCAAGATTTTTGTTATAAATGATGCAAAATAAGAATGAATTTTACTTATTGGGCTATAGGGGTAGACCATGCCGGCTTATCTTTTCAATCTAAATTTGATTCTCTTTTTAGAGATAAATTTTCTGCCTTAAGTTCAGCAGAATATTTAGAAGAGATGCATAAATATGCATCTCAATTAAAAGAAAAAATATTCTCTCAATTTAGTCTTATTTCTTCTTCTATGAATATTTCTCAGGCCAGATATACCTTAGAGGAAGAGTCTAAGGCTTTTGTTATAGATAGATTTATTACTTTATTTTCACAAGGACTAATTTATAAAAAAAAGAAATTAGTTAATTGAGATATTAAGTTACAAGAAGTAATAGCAGATTGTGAGGTAATACATAAAGAAGTAAATTCAAAGCTTTATTACTTAAAGTATTACTTCGCAGATAATCCAAATAGTTATTTATTAGTAGCTACCTCTAGACCTGAAACAATTTTTGGAGATGTAGCTATATTTGTTAATCCGGAAGATAAAAGATATTCTTCCTTCATTTCTAAAAAAGTATATATTCCGGGAATTAAAAGAGAAATTCCTATTTTAAGTGATTCTTCTATTTCTCAAGAATTTGGAACTGGAGTGATGAAATGTACGCCAGCTCATGATAGTATAGATTGAGAATTAAAAGAAAAAAATTCACTAGATTATATAGAAGTTTTTAATGCTAAGGGAGAACTATTGGAGATAGCTGGTCAGTTTTCTGGTTTAGATAGATTAGAAGCTAGAGAAAAAATTATTGAATGATTGCAATCTAATGGTGAAATAGAAAAAATAGAAGAATATGAAACTAAGTTATCTTATTCAGAAAAAAGCAATACAATAATTGAAAAACTTTTAACTGAACAATGATTTTTATCTTCTTCTATTTTGGCCAAAGAAGCGGCAAAAATTATTAGATCTAATCGTTTTAAATTTCAACTTTTCCCCCTTTCCCAGAAAGAAAGATTATTAGATTATTTAGATAGAACGGAAGATTGATGTTTATCGAGACAAATATCTTGAGGTATTAAGTTGAATATGGTTTATGATTTAGAATTCAAAAAATTTAGAGTTAATCCTAAAATAGGAGATCCAAATAAATTTATAGTAGAAGAAATAGCTTTAGATACTTGATTTTCTTCAGCTTTATGGCCTAATATAGTTTTTCAGGGGAAGCCCAAGGAAAAGGATAAATTTTTTCCTTTTACAACCTTGATTACTGGAAAGGATATTCTTTTTCCTTGGGTGTCTAGAATGATTTATTTATCTCTCCATTTCAATCAGAAACCTCCTTTTAAAAATGTATTTTTACATGGAATTCTTAGAAATGATAAAGGAGAGAAAATGTCAAAATCTTTAGGAAATGGAATTCTTCCAGAAGAGTTATATAAAAAATTCTCTTCAGATGTTATTCGATTTGCTTTTCTTTCAAATACTCATTATGATAGAGATTTAAAATATTCTGAAAATATTTTTCAAAAATCTATCCAATTTATTCATAAATTAGAACATTTATTCAAATTTTTTGAAAATAAATTAAGCTCTTGAGAGGACAAGAGCATTTTCGAGAAAGAATTAATTAAATTTGATTTTCAATCTCTTAGTTGGGCAAAAAGATGAATATTTAAAGAATTTAGCTTTCTTTCTGAAGAACTAGAAGCTCTTTTTTCTTCTTATGATTTTTTTTCACTATCAAAAATAATCATTTCTTTTTTTACTGAAAAAATTTCTAATCAATTTTTAGAACTTTTGAAATTGGAGTGGCAAATAGAAGAAAACAGTATTAGATTTTTAGCTTATATTACTAAATTAAGTTTGAGAATTCTTTATCCTTTTTTACCAGAATTTTCTGAAAATATTCATAAAAAAATATTTTCAGAAGATCTTAAACCAGTTTTCTCTACAATGTTTTATCCAAGAAAATGGTGGACTAAAAAAATAAATGAAAAAGTTTGATTTTTTGAATATATAACAAAAGCTAGACAGCTTTATCATTCACTTGGGATAGATTTTTCAAAAGAAATTCAATTCAAATTAATTTCCCCTTCAATTTCTGATTCATTTAAAACTCAGGTTGAGGAACTTTTACCTTATTTTAAGAGGTTAAATCAATTTTTAATTTCTTTCTCGACTAAAAGAACAGAAAAACATTTGCCTACCATAAAAGTAGGTAAATTATATTTTGAATTGCAAATTAATAATCTTTCAATAAATAATTACAAAAGTTTTATTGAAAAAGAACTTTCTAAATATTTTTCAGAAGTTGAAAGATCCAAGAAAATATTATCTAGAACTTCTTTTTGTGATAATGCCCCAAAAGAATTGTTATTGGAAGAAAAGAGAAAATATAGAGATTATTTAGAAGAATATGAATTTTATTCTGAAATAAACTCTCAACTTTAG
- a CDS encoding ComEC/Rec2 family competence protein, with translation MIFYLWSFISNVLGNYLKLDSFIYFLQEQINKVISSNYQGNTQKFISYLLLNKKDKEIYSLVQDFRDLSLIHLIVISGFHMHLLKNFLSKLIPSFAPQILKKGFLLSSLFLYSWATAFSIPSTRIFFEEVGELSLIKKEKKSPLTTWSKSIWITFLIFPSAISSLSFVLSYFFSLVFKLISKLRLTNINELLLKNLTAYLISLFFFSFKTKKLFLIAGLNQFLFTPIIICLFLFYLFIWPFKFVANFGTNLYEFFMNSLSSFSLNKLYLPREAGSSIEIFYFLLFFSLLCLGISFLYKFNRNN, from the coding sequence GTGATATTTTATTTATGATCTTTTATCTCTAATGTATTAGGTAATTATCTTAAATTAGATAGTTTTATTTATTTTTTGCAAGAACAAATAAATAAAGTGATCTCTTCTAACTATCAAGGGAACACTCAAAAATTTATTTCTTATTTATTGCTTAATAAAAAAGATAAAGAAATATATTCTTTAGTACAAGATTTTAGAGATCTTTCCCTCATTCATTTAATTGTTATTAGTGGATTTCATATGCATTTATTAAAAAATTTTTTATCTAAATTGATTCCTTCTTTTGCGCCTCAAATATTGAAAAAAGGATTTCTCCTCTCTTCTCTCTTTCTTTATTCTTGAGCTACAGCTTTTTCAATCCCCTCTACAAGAATATTTTTTGAAGAAGTGGGTGAATTAAGTCTTATTAAGAAAGAGAAAAAATCTCCCCTTACTACATGGTCTAAGTCTATTTGAATTACTTTTTTAATATTTCCTTCAGCTATAAGCTCTCTTTCTTTCGTCCTTTCTTATTTTTTCTCTTTAGTTTTTAAATTAATTAGTAAATTAAGACTTACTAATATAAATGAGTTATTATTGAAAAATTTAACTGCTTATTTAATTTCTTTATTTTTCTTTTCTTTTAAAACTAAAAAATTATTTCTTATTGCAGGATTAAATCAATTCTTATTTACCCCTATCATAATTTGTTTATTTCTTTTTTATTTATTTATTTGACCTTTTAAATTTGTTGCAAATTTTGGAACTAATTTATATGAATTTTTTATGAACTCATTATCCTCTTTTAGCTTGAATAAACTTTATTTACCTAGAGAAGCAGGCTCTTCTATAGAGATCTTTTATTTTTTATTATTTTTTTCTTTACTTTGTTTAGGAATTTCTTTTTTATACAAATTTAATAGGAATAATTAA
- a CDS encoding F0F1 ATP synthase subunit A: MNFMELFFSSNNDNGYYQNEVKVPTIAFGVFLAMMFIFTLGAYYKDALYRTDSYDKLPKLLFIVFLLIRWIKNNTIKLLGSRNKFAIPFFIYIMLYFWACGIVNMLGFPGLLNFLLVPLTLSGLVFFGTLLFGVRGRSWGFFSDYCIWIKRKKKKIFPIPDVLAILGEFSKTASLAFRLWGNYFAGTLFLFMFSHVISPLKDILGLSGSIFTSFITIPLHLYFDVVDTVLHSTIFLFLTMTYWSLSSKSLHHHNDVETSYKANIN, translated from the coding sequence ATGAATTTTATGGAATTATTCTTTTCGTCAAATAATGACAATGGATATTATCAAAATGAAGTTAAAGTCCCAACCATCGCTTTTGGAGTTTTTTTGGCGATGATGTTTATTTTTACTTTGGGCGCATATTATAAAGATGCTTTGTATAGAACTGATTCTTACGATAAATTGCCTAAACTTTTATTCATCGTTTTTTTATTAATTAGATGAATCAAAAACAATACTATAAAGTTACTAGGTTCTAGAAATAAATTTGCTATTCCATTTTTTATCTATATAATGCTCTATTTTTGGGCTTGTGGAATAGTAAATATGTTAGGTTTTCCAGGATTACTTAATTTTTTATTAGTTCCTTTAACTCTTTCTGGATTGGTTTTTTTTGGAACTTTACTTTTTGGAGTTAGAGGAAGAAGTTGAGGGTTTTTTTCAGATTATTGTATCTGAATTAAAAGAAAGAAGAAAAAAATTTTTCCAATTCCTGATGTGTTAGCTATATTAGGGGAATTCAGCAAAACCGCTTCTTTAGCATTTAGATTATGGGGGAATTATTTTGCAGGAACTTTATTTTTATTTATGTTCAGTCATGTTATTAGTCCATTAAAAGACATTTTAGGACTATCAGGATCAATCTTTACAAGTTTTATTACAATTCCTTTGCATTTATATTTTGATGTAGTAGACACTGTATTACATTCAACGATTTTCCTATTTTTAACTATGACTTATTGGTCTTTATCTTCTAAGTCATTGCATCATCATAATGATGTGGAAACCTCATATAAAGCAAATATAAATTAA
- the atpE gene encoding ATP synthase F0 subunit C produces the protein MDFLFKYFPLFQNSSKSASAIGGGIAILAGFGAALAQGYIGGKAVEALARNPEVEALIFKQYIVAVAICESVAIYALIVAIIVIFK, from the coding sequence TTAGATTTTCTATTTAAATATTTTCCTCTTTTCCAAAATAGCAGTAAATCAGCTAGTGCTATTGGGGGAGGGATAGCTATATTAGCTGGTTTTGGCGCAGCCTTAGCTCAAGGATATATTGGGGGAAAAGCTGTAGAAGCATTAGCAAGAAACCCTGAAGTTGAAGCTTTAATTTTTAAACAATATATTGTTGCTGTGGCAATTTGCGAATCTGTGGCAATTTATGCCTTAATTGTTGCTATAATTGTTATTTTTAAATAA
- a CDS encoding F0F1 ATP synthase subunit B family protein — translation MKEETLSQKLNGLISFLTTPDPRTIALHFISSLLVIVFIIYYFWKPTDAFIKKQKNKLDRAHIQLATATKETQEALNKLRIQQKRLKLNEQRILEEQREKAKQFLSQKIQEAEAIKSSIIEESKKKVIEIEEEAKKTINDKVIGLSVELTEKLIGASLNRKIHTKVINNYINSINQVFQPKEEKSSEVALN, via the coding sequence ATGAAGGAAGAAACTTTAAGTCAAAAATTAAATGGTTTAATAAGTTTTTTGACTACTCCCGATCCGCGAACAATAGCCTTACACTTTATTAGCTCTTTACTTGTTATTGTTTTCATCATTTATTATTTTTGAAAACCTACTGATGCTTTTATAAAAAAACAAAAAAATAAATTAGATAGGGCTCATATTCAGCTAGCTACAGCTACTAAAGAGACTCAAGAAGCTTTAAATAAATTAAGAATTCAACAAAAAAGATTAAAGCTTAATGAGCAAAGAATTTTGGAAGAACAGAGAGAAAAGGCAAAACAATTTCTTTCTCAAAAAATACAAGAAGCTGAAGCGATAAAAAGTTCCATTATTGAGGAAAGTAAAAAGAAAGTTATAGAAATTGAAGAAGAAGCTAAAAAGACTATAAATGATAAGGTTATAGGTCTTTCTGTAGAGCTTACAGAAAAGCTTATTGGAGCTTCTCTTAATCGAAAAATTCATACTAAAGTAATTAATAACTATATAAATAGCATTAATCAAGTTTTTCAACCCAAAGAAGAGAAATCTTCAGAAGTTGCTCTAAATTAA
- a CDS encoding F0F1 ATP synthase subunit delta, with amino-acid sequence MKNFSINDREKVLKFSVALMSCYSKEKDYRLLLDESRNLLSFLIQFPDFEVFLSSPRVDDKKKELFVKELIRLFSFKQKYLYSTIDLLFKSGLIRYLSLFLEKLISQLEWELEKVYIRIFSSKKLSIVQMRKLKKILELKFGKALKLETFIDPSLIAGIRLEHEDSVFDFSLAKKIDNMRKKVFSNSFY; translated from the coding sequence ATGAAAAATTTTTCTATTAACGATAGGGAAAAAGTTTTGAAATTTTCTGTAGCTCTAATGTCTTGTTATTCAAAAGAAAAAGACTATAGACTTCTTCTGGATGAATCTAGAAATTTATTATCTTTTTTAATTCAATTTCCTGATTTTGAAGTTTTTTTAAGTTCTCCTCGAGTAGATGACAAAAAAAAGGAACTTTTTGTAAAAGAATTAATTAGACTTTTTTCTTTCAAACAAAAATATCTTTATTCTACAATCGATTTGTTATTTAAGTCAGGTCTTATTAGATATCTTTCTTTATTTTTGGAAAAATTAATTTCACAACTTGAATGAGAATTGGAAAAAGTCTATATTAGAATATTTAGCTCTAAAAAACTTTCAATCGTTCAAATGAGAAAATTAAAAAAAATTTTAGAGCTTAAATTTGGAAAAGCATTAAAATTAGAGACCTTTATTGATCCCAGCTTAATAGCTGGAATTAGATTAGAACATGAAGATTCTGTATTTGATTTTTCTTTAGCAAAAAAAATAGATAATATGAGAAAGAAAGTTTTTTCTAATTCTTTTTATTAA
- the atpA gene encoding F0F1 ATP synthase subunit alpha: MSTTRLNEFAETLKRLIQDNEVSLRGEEVGKVLSNSDGILILSGLSNCFLYEVLMIGPKSIPALVLVLRESSVGAVVLGDYGLISEGMNAVGTGKSFLAPRGDALSGRIINVFGEPLDGKGRIAVEEWKQVEGPAPEVMERSSVCEPLYTGILAIDAIIPIGKGQRELIIGDRQTGKSTLALEAIVNQKGKNVKCVFVTIGQKNSTVFQSFKDLEKAGALDYTTIVVASASDLPALQFLAPFVGITIAEYWMRKGEDVLIVYDDLTQHAIAYRTLSLLLSFPPGREAFPGDIFYLHSRLLERAGKLSQENGGGSITALPIIQTQSDDISAYIPSNVISITDGQLFLKTTLFNSGQRPAVDLSNSVSRVGASAQEIAIKSMTSSLKLAVSQYFELLEFSKFSSDLNEESKDTLALGSRILPILVQAPLNPYSPQDEVLLLFLIASKLIMEIGRVEWIPLFIKKILKTWRKHPLYRELALNKKVSASAKDIMSALFKMEYKSFLISVNKEMQI; this comes from the coding sequence GTGTCTACAACTAGATTAAATGAATTTGCAGAAACTCTTAAAAGATTAATACAAGATAATGAAGTTTCTTTAAGGGGCGAAGAAGTTGGAAAGGTTCTTTCCAATTCAGATGGAATTCTTATTTTATCTGGATTGTCTAATTGCTTTCTTTATGAAGTTCTTATGATTGGACCTAAATCAATACCGGCTCTTGTGTTAGTCTTGAGAGAAAGTAGTGTTGGAGCGGTAGTTTTAGGTGATTATGGTTTGATTTCCGAAGGAATGAATGCAGTAGGAACAGGAAAAAGTTTTTTAGCTCCTAGAGGTGATGCTCTTTCTGGAAGAATTATTAATGTCTTTGGCGAGCCACTGGATGGAAAAGGAAGAATAGCAGTAGAAGAATGAAAACAGGTGGAAGGTCCAGCTCCAGAAGTTATGGAAAGGAGTTCTGTTTGCGAACCTTTGTATACCGGCATTTTAGCTATTGATGCCATAATACCAATAGGGAAAGGACAAAGAGAATTAATTATTGGAGATAGACAAACTGGTAAATCTACTTTAGCCCTAGAAGCTATAGTAAATCAAAAAGGTAAGAATGTTAAATGTGTTTTTGTGACTATTGGTCAAAAAAATTCTACTGTTTTCCAATCTTTTAAAGATTTGGAAAAAGCTGGAGCTTTAGATTACACAACTATTGTAGTAGCTAGCGCTTCTGATCTCCCAGCATTACAATTCTTAGCTCCTTTCGTAGGAATTACTATAGCTGAATATTGAATGAGAAAGGGAGAAGATGTATTAATTGTTTATGATGATTTAACACAACATGCTATTGCTTATAGAACTCTTTCTCTTTTATTAAGTTTCCCGCCAGGAAGAGAAGCTTTTCCTGGAGATATTTTTTATTTACATAGTAGATTATTAGAGAGGGCTGGAAAGCTTTCTCAAGAAAATGGAGGAGGTTCAATTACAGCTCTTCCGATTATTCAAACTCAATCAGATGATATTTCTGCTTATATTCCCAGCAATGTTATTTCAATTACTGATGGGCAATTATTTCTCAAGACAACATTATTTAATTCAGGTCAAAGACCTGCTGTAGATTTATCTAATTCAGTTTCAAGAGTTGGAGCTTCAGCCCAAGAAATTGCAATTAAAAGCATGACTAGTTCCTTAAAACTTGCCGTTTCTCAATATTTTGAACTTTTAGAATTTTCCAAGTTTTCTTCAGATTTAAATGAAGAATCTAAAGATACTTTAGCTTTAGGTTCAAGAATATTACCTATTCTTGTTCAAGCTCCGTTAAATCCTTATAGCCCTCAAGATGAAGTGCTTCTTCTCTTTTTAATCGCAAGTAAGTTAATAATGGAAATTGGAAGAGTCGAATGGATTCCTCTATTTATTAAAAAAATATTAAAAACTTGAAGAAAACACCCCCTTTATAGAGAATTAGCTTTAAATAAAAAAGTAAGCGCTTCAGCTAAAGATATTATGTCTGCTTTATTTAAGATGGAATATAAATCTTTCTTAATTTCTGTTAATAAAGAAATGCAAATTTAA
- a CDS encoding F0F1 ATP synthase subunit gamma, with translation MSNLISISKKIRDVKSILKIAEALQLISSTKLKSYKDIKEKGRDYVEGLKFLFQKFYCSFEHDYKISNSKFVYIGEKGHKRAMWIVIGTDLSLCGRFNKQILDFLLKQFPKDGFLIVFGKKLFNLMKNTWLKNRIIKNYSSEIKVSELVLNLETTANLALKEFITRNCYHLNIIFQQFGKGIKNISLLPFTEDYFGEVKAQIKYSTHEYRMNPSECIIELFPAYLERTILETLLESKITEHGQRRDLMTNAVKSAEEKLAEYKLIYQKIRQSKITQEISEITSALKLNIGK, from the coding sequence ATGTCTAATTTAATTTCTATTTCTAAAAAAATTAGAGATGTTAAATCTATTTTGAAAATAGCTGAAGCTTTACAACTGATTTCTTCAACTAAGTTAAAAAGTTATAAAGATATAAAAGAAAAAGGAAGAGATTATGTTGAAGGATTAAAGTTTTTGTTTCAAAAATTTTATTGTAGTTTTGAACATGATTACAAAATTAGTAATTCTAAATTCGTTTATATTGGCGAAAAAGGCCATAAAAGAGCTATGTGAATTGTCATTGGCACCGATTTATCCCTTTGTGGAAGATTTAATAAACAAATTCTTGATTTTTTATTAAAACAATTTCCTAAAGATGGATTTTTAATAGTTTTTGGTAAAAAGCTATTCAATTTAATGAAAAATACTTGATTGAAGAATAGAATTATTAAAAATTATTCTTCAGAAATTAAAGTTAGCGAATTAGTTCTTAATTTGGAAACAACAGCTAATTTGGCTTTAAAAGAATTTATTACTAGAAATTGTTATCACCTGAATATAATATTTCAGCAGTTTGGAAAAGGTATAAAAAATATTTCTTTACTACCCTTTACTGAAGATTATTTTGGAGAAGTTAAAGCTCAAATAAAATATAGTACTCACGAATATCGAATGAATCCTTCTGAGTGTATTATTGAATTATTTCCAGCCTATCTGGAAAGAACTATTTTAGAAACTCTTTTAGAGTCTAAGATAACTGAACATGGACAAAGAAGAGATTTAATGACTAATGCAGTTAAATCTGCAGAAGAAAAATTAGCTGAATATAAGTTGATTTATCAAAAAATTAGACAATCTAAGATTACTCAAGAAATTTCAGAAATTACTTCTGCTTTGAAATTGAATATTGGTAAATAA
- a CDS encoding DUF402 domain-containing protein, producing MIHSYKLDGTLTKSIENHYLIYENASLWIFFLPPFQTEFLNEIEIDIPSTKNKGVNFKTKKYTSSTNKFPIFWFFWKDHWFNILLTLQPKDKYSIYLNIATPPLIEEKAFKYIDFELDMRLNSKQELNFLNSEIYEAQALKFKYSNNLKKELSKNMRRIFVLLKNKWFQKLVTNEMISFLWEQTTSIVGKNKEDILKKSNLTDFNERLEISEFN from the coding sequence ATGATTCACTCCTATAAGCTTGATGGAACATTAACTAAATCAATAGAAAATCATTATTTAATTTATGAAAATGCTTCATTATGAATATTTTTTCTACCTCCCTTTCAAACAGAATTTTTAAATGAAATTGAAATAGATATACCTTCTACAAAAAACAAGGGAGTTAATTTTAAAACCAAAAAATATACTAGCTCTACTAATAAATTTCCTATTTTTTGATTTTTCTGAAAAGATCATTGATTTAATATATTGCTTACTTTACAACCAAAAGATAAATATTCTATTTATTTAAATATAGCTACCCCTCCCCTAATAGAGGAAAAAGCTTTTAAATATATAGATTTTGAATTAGATATGAGACTTAACAGTAAACAAGAATTGAATTTTTTAAATAGTGAGATTTATGAAGCTCAAGCTCTTAAGTTTAAATATTCCAATAATTTAAAAAAAGAACTTTCTAAAAATATGAGAAGAATATTTGTCCTCTTAAAAAATAAATGATTTCAAAAGCTTGTAACTAATGAAATGATTTCTTTTTTATGGGAACAAACAACTTCTATAGTGGGCAAAAACAAAGAAGATATTTTGAAAAAAAGTAATTTAACAGACTTTAATGAAAGATTAGAAATTTCTGAATTTAATTAA
- the atpD gene encoding F0F1 ATP synthase subunit beta, whose translation MSVEAIKKEKITMEGYISQVSGPIVDMVFPSNSQPAIYEKIEVFDSKSKLDEALKAVFEVAQLLGDGRVRAIALTQTIGLSRGMKVIRTGEPLKVPVGMETLGRMFNVVGETIDKLPKLEGTETRSIHANPPKFSDQIDNVELLETGIKVIDLLIPFAKGGKIGLFGGAGVGKTVIVQELIHNVAKQHGGLSIFVGVGERSREGNDLYHEMENSGVLKNTVLLFGQMNEVPGARLRVAFSGLSVAEYFRDDLSKDVLLFIDNIFRFSQAGSEVSALLGRTPSAVGYQPTLAYEMGKLQERITSTKTGSITSVQAVYVPADDLTDPAPATIFTHLDAKVVLDRKIAALGIYPAISPLLSSSNLLTERVVGAEHYWVANEVVRVLQKYEELQDIISILGIDELSDEDKKLVFRARKIRNFFSQPFFVAEKFINIEGKYLTRENTLRSFKAILEGKVDDLPEEAFFFVGDIEEVKEKAKKLKEEKFKT comes from the coding sequence ATGTCTGTTGAGGCTATTAAGAAAGAAAAAATAACGATGGAAGGTTATATCTCGCAAGTTTCTGGCCCTATTGTTGATATGGTTTTTCCTTCTAATAGCCAACCGGCTATTTATGAAAAAATAGAAGTTTTTGATTCTAAGAGTAAATTAGATGAAGCTTTAAAAGCAGTTTTTGAAGTTGCCCAGTTATTGGGTGATGGTAGAGTTAGAGCTATTGCTTTAACTCAAACTATTGGATTGTCTAGGGGTATGAAAGTGATAAGAACTGGAGAACCTTTGAAAGTTCCTGTAGGAATGGAAACATTGGGAAGAATGTTTAATGTTGTGGGGGAAACTATAGATAAATTACCAAAACTAGAAGGAACTGAAACTAGATCTATTCATGCTAATCCTCCTAAATTTTCAGATCAAATTGACAATGTTGAACTTTTAGAAACAGGAATTAAAGTTATTGATTTATTAATTCCTTTCGCAAAAGGAGGAAAAATTGGTCTTTTCGGGGGAGCTGGAGTTGGAAAAACAGTTATTGTACAAGAATTAATTCATAATGTGGCAAAACAACATGGAGGTCTTTCTATTTTTGTGGGAGTTGGCGAAAGATCTCGTGAAGGAAATGATCTATATCATGAAATGGAAAATTCTGGAGTTTTAAAGAATACAGTATTACTTTTTGGTCAAATGAATGAAGTCCCTGGAGCTAGATTACGTGTAGCTTTTAGCGGTCTTTCCGTTGCTGAATATTTCAGAGATGATCTATCAAAAGATGTTTTATTGTTTATTGATAATATTTTTAGATTTTCTCAGGCTGGATCAGAAGTATCAGCTTTATTAGGTAGAACTCCTTCTGCAGTTGGTTATCAACCAACTTTAGCTTATGAAATGGGAAAGCTTCAAGAAAGAATTACTTCAACAAAAACAGGCTCTATTACCTCTGTTCAAGCTGTTTATGTTCCAGCTGATGATTTAACTGATCCTGCTCCAGCAACAATCTTCACCCATTTAGATGCAAAAGTTGTTTTGGATAGAAAAATAGCTGCTTTAGGTATTTATCCAGCCATTTCTCCGCTATTATCTTCTTCTAATCTTTTGACAGAAAGAGTAGTAGGAGCTGAACATTATTGAGTGGCTAATGAGGTAGTTAGAGTACTACAAAAATATGAAGAGCTTCAAGATATTATTTCTATTCTAGGTATTGATGAATTAAGTGATGAAGATAAGAAATTAGTTTTTAGAGCTAGAAAAATTAGGAATTTCTTCTCTCAACCTTTCTTTGTTGCTGAAAAATTTATAAATATTGAAGGTAAATATTTGACAAGAGAAAATACCTTAAGATCTTTTAAAGCTATTTTGGAAGGCAAAGTTGATGATCTTCCTGAAGAAGCATTTTTCTTCGTAGGAGATATTGAAGAAGTTAAAGAAAAAGCAAAAAAATTAAAAGAAGAGAAATTTAAAACTTAG